A window from Legionella busanensis encodes these proteins:
- a CDS encoding recombinase family protein has product MSGKKIGYIRVSSFDQNPERQLEGISVHKKFIDKASGKNTARPQLEALLDYARDGDVIVVHSMDRLARNLDDLRRLVTHLTSQQIKIEFLKEGLTFTGEDSPMSTLLLSVMGAFAEFERSLIKERQMEGIALAKKRGAYKGRKAALAKEQIDEIKIRVANGEKKSHIACDLGISRETLYQYLRKQD; this is encoded by the coding sequence AATAGGTTATATTCGAGTCAGCAGTTTTGATCAAAATCCAGAAAGGCAACTTGAAGGTATAAGCGTACATAAAAAATTTATTGATAAAGCGTCTGGAAAAAATACTGCTCGACCCCAACTTGAAGCTTTGCTTGATTATGCGCGTGATGGTGACGTTATTGTTGTACATAGTATGGATAGACTCGCACGTAATTTAGATGACTTACGAAGGCTCGTGACTCATTTGACTTCCCAACAAATCAAAATCGAGTTCTTGAAAGAGGGGTTAACCTTTACAGGCGAAGACTCACCCATGTCAACATTACTGTTATCTGTTATGGGCGCCTTTGCTGAATTTGAGCGCTCGCTTATTAAAGAGCGCCAAATGGAAGGCATTGCCCTTGCTAAAAAACGGGGTGCCTATAAGGGACGTAAAGCGGCACTTGCGAAAGAACAAATTGACGAAATTAAAATTCGCGTTGCCAATGGTGAGAAGAAAAGCCATATTGCATGCGATTTAGGTATTAGTCGGGAAACGTTATACCAATATTTAAGAAAACAAGACTAA